A window of Oncorhynchus nerka isolate Pitt River linkage group LG4, Oner_Uvic_2.0, whole genome shotgun sequence contains these coding sequences:
- the mrps18b gene encoding 28S ribosomal protein S18b, mitochondrial produces the protein MAASIRGIGRIVCRVTPLLLQNIRQNKSLPVRLWTRAVFPGVQSSLVLCTAASPEIPSNAGEALARYKDRPWDYLESEEYIALYGTSPVWSDYRRNHKGGIPPQKTRKTCIRGDKICGNPCPICRDSNVIINYQNVKLLQQFISPNTGIVYDSTRTGVCQKQQKQLNQAIGTARDHGLLPFQVPHVDFSGEDYSNCHDAVGSTPPPPTITSGDPWYRWYHTIQPDETEVAKVKKTYKAYLK, from the exons ATGGCAGCATCCATACGAGGCATTGGAAGAATTGTATGCCGTGTGACCCCTTTGCTTTTACAGAATATTCGGCAGAATAAG AGTTTACCTGTCAGGCTTTGGACCCGGGCTGTGTTTCCAGGTGTGCAGTCCAGCCTCGTTCTCTGCACTGCAGCCTCACCCGAGATCCCCAGTAATGCCGGGGAGGCGCTTGCCCGCTACAAGGACAGACCATGGGACTACCTGGAGAGCGAAG AGTACATAGCGCTCTATGGAACCAGTCCAGTGTGGTCTGACTACAGGAGGAACCACAAAGGAGGTATTCCTCCTCAGAAGACGCGCAAGACTTGCATT agaggagacaagataTGTGGGAACCCCTGTCCAATCTGTCGAGACTCCAATGTCATCATTAactatcag AACGTGAAGCTACTGCAACAGTTCATCAGTCCAAATACAGGCATTGTCTATGACTCCACACGGACAG GAGTGTGTCAGAAACAGCAAAAGCAGCTCAATCAGGCGATTGGCACTGCAAGAGACCATG GGCTTCTACCCTTCCAGGTTCCTCATGTGGACTTCTCAGGAGAGGACTACTCCAACTGCCATGACGCAGTGGGCTCaacccctcctccccccaccatTACCTCTGGTGATCCTTGGTACCGGTGGTACCACACCATACAGCCAGACGAGACTGAAGTGGCTAAAGTCAAGAAGACCTATAAGGCATATTTGAAATAG